A genomic segment from Salvelinus alpinus chromosome 8, SLU_Salpinus.1, whole genome shotgun sequence encodes:
- the ccnc gene encoding cyclin-C isoform X1 has protein sequence MAGNFWQSSHYLQWVLDKQDLLKERQKDMKFMNEEEYWKLQIFFANVIQALGEHLKLRQQVIATAIVYFKRFYARYSLKSIDPVLMAPTCVFLASKVEEFGVVSNTRLISAATSVLKTRFSYAFPKEFPYRMNHILECEFYLLELMDCCLIVYHPYRPLLQYVQDMGQEDMLLPLAWRIVNDTYRTDLCLLYPPFMIALACLHVACVVQQKDARQWFAELSVDMEKILEIIRVILKLYDQWKNFDERKEMAAVINKMPKPKPPPNSENDQSSNGNQNNSYSQS, from the exons ATGGCGGGGAACTTCTGGCAGAGCTCGCATTA TTTGCAGTGGGTCCTGGACAAACAGGACCTGCTGAAGGAGCGTCAGAAGGATATGAAGTTTATGAATGAGGAGGAGTACTGGAAACTGCAGATCTTCTTTGCCAATG TCATCCAGGCCCTGGGTGAACACCTGAAGCTCCGTCAGCAGGTCATCGCTACAGCAATCGTCTACTTCAAACGTTTCTATGCCAG GTACTCCCTGAAGAGTATAGACCCAGTGCTCATGGCTCCTACATGTGTGTTCTTGGCTTCTAAAGTGGAG gaaTTTGGTGTTGTTTCAAACACTCGTCTGATCTCTGCAGCTACGTCCGTGT TAAAAACCAGATTTTCCTATGCCTTCCCAAAGGAGTTCCCTTATAGAATGAACCAT ATATTAGAATGTGAGTTCTACCTACTTGAGCTCATG GACTGCTGTTTGATAGTGTACCACCCCTACAGACCCTTGCTGCAGTATGTGCAGGACATGGGGCAGGAGGACATGCTACTGCCATTGGCCTG GAGAATAGTGAATGACACGTATAGGACAGACCTCTGTCTACTCTACCCTCCCTTCATGATTGCTCTAG CCTGTCTGCATGTTGCCTGTGTGGTGCAGCAGAAGGACGCCAGGCAATGGTTCGCTGAGCTCTCTGTAGACATGGAGAAG ATTCTGGAGATCATCCGAGTCATCCTAAAGCTTTATGACCAGTGGAAGAACTTTGATGAAAGGAAGGAGATGGCTGCTGTGATCAACAAGATGCCTAAACCCAAGCCTCCTCCCAACAG TGAGAATGACCAGAGCTCTAATGGGAACCAGAACAACTCCTACAGCCAGTCATAG
- the faxca gene encoding failed axon connections homolog: protein MYWRVGFAWTRSCVVDLGRNQSFSFGLGGSDEQLSFYGYIIAYPLQDYGGIMSALGSDSWWRKTLYLAGGALLATAAYLLHELLAIRKEQELNSKDAIILHQFSRPKSGVPSLSPFCLKIETYLRMVDLPYQNYFDGKLSPQGKMPWIEYNQEQVSGTEFIIDFLEEKLGVSLNKNLSSQEKAVSRAVTKMVEEHFYWTIAYCQWVDNLEETQKMLAVSGPLSDLLKWILSHLTGGIVKREMYGHGIGRFTKEEVYTLMEKDMRTLATLLGDKKYLMGPKLSMVDATVFSHLAPAMWTLPGTRPEQLIKGELINLAMYCERIRRRFWPEWFVDLEDFCYDDTTEDDDSLSKLQDLGLYSRTDTFQDEASPPHTHTHTHTISPDSDLTGHSLYDSDMDTECSEMEQLKC from the exons ATGTACTGGCGCGTCGGGTTCGCCTGGACGCGCTCGTGTGTGGTTGATCTTGGCCGGAACCAGAGCTTCTCCTTCGGTCTGGGCGGCTCCGATGAGCAGCTCTCGTTTTATGGGTACATCATCGCCTACCCTCTGCAGGACTACGGCGGGATCATGTCGGCCCTTGGGTCTGACTCGTGGTGGCGGAAAACGCTTTATCTGGCCGGGGGCGCTCTGCTCGCCACCGCTGCCTATCTATTGCACGAGCTGCTCGCCATCAG GAAAGAACAGGAGCTCAACTCTAAAGATGCCATCATCCTTCACCAGTTCTCCAGGCCAAAGAGTGGtgtcccttccctctcccccttctgccTCAAGATAGAAACCTACCTACGCATGGTAGACCTGCcctaccag AACTACTTTGATGGGAAGCTTTCTCCCCAGGGGAAGATGCCATGGATAGAGTACAACCAGGAGCAGGTGTCTGGTACAGAGTTCATCATCGACTTCCTGGAGGAGAAGCTGGGCGTGAGCCTCAACAAGAACCTCAGTTCCCAGGAGAAGGCTGTGTCCCGGGCTGTCACTAAGATGGTGGAGGAACACTTCTACTG GACCATAGCGTACTGTCAGTGGGTGGACAACCTGGAGGAGACCCAGAAGATGCTGGCGGTGAGCGGCCCGCTGAGTGACCTACTCAAGTGGATCCTGAGTCACCTGACCGGCGGCATTGTGAAGAGAGAGATGTACGGCCACGGGATTGGACGGTTCACCAAGGAGGAGGTCTACACTCTGATGGAGAAAGACATGCGGACGCTGGCCACCCTGCTCG GTGATAAGAAGTACCTGATGGGTCCTAAGCTGTCCATGGTGGACGCCACTGTGTTCAGCCATCTAGCCCCTGCCATGTGGACCCTGCCGGGCACACGGCCAGAGCAGCTCATCAAAG GCGAGCTGATCAACCTGGCCATGTACTGTGAGAGGATCCGCCGGCGCTTCTGGCCCGAGTGGTTCGTTGATCTGGAGGACTTCTGTTATGATGACACCACAGAGGACGATGACTCCCTGTCCAAACTCCAGGACCTGGGGCTGTACTCCCGCACAGACACCTTCCAGGATGAGGCCagtcctcctcacacacacacacacacacacacaatctccccAGACAGTGACCTCACGGGCCACTCACTCTACGACTCGGACATGGACACGGAGTGCTCCGAGATGGAGCAGCTCAAGTGTTGA
- the ccnc gene encoding cyclin-C isoform X2: protein MKFMNEEEYWKLQIFFANVIQALGEHLKLRQQVIATAIVYFKRFYARYSLKSIDPVLMAPTCVFLASKVEEFGVVSNTRLISAATSVLKTRFSYAFPKEFPYRMNHILECEFYLLELMDCCLIVYHPYRPLLQYVQDMGQEDMLLPLAWRIVNDTYRTDLCLLYPPFMIALACLHVACVVQQKDARQWFAELSVDMEKILEIIRVILKLYDQWKNFDERKEMAAVINKMPKPKPPPNSENDQSSNGNQNNSYSQS from the exons ATGAAGTTTATGAATGAGGAGGAGTACTGGAAACTGCAGATCTTCTTTGCCAATG TCATCCAGGCCCTGGGTGAACACCTGAAGCTCCGTCAGCAGGTCATCGCTACAGCAATCGTCTACTTCAAACGTTTCTATGCCAG GTACTCCCTGAAGAGTATAGACCCAGTGCTCATGGCTCCTACATGTGTGTTCTTGGCTTCTAAAGTGGAG gaaTTTGGTGTTGTTTCAAACACTCGTCTGATCTCTGCAGCTACGTCCGTGT TAAAAACCAGATTTTCCTATGCCTTCCCAAAGGAGTTCCCTTATAGAATGAACCAT ATATTAGAATGTGAGTTCTACCTACTTGAGCTCATG GACTGCTGTTTGATAGTGTACCACCCCTACAGACCCTTGCTGCAGTATGTGCAGGACATGGGGCAGGAGGACATGCTACTGCCATTGGCCTG GAGAATAGTGAATGACACGTATAGGACAGACCTCTGTCTACTCTACCCTCCCTTCATGATTGCTCTAG CCTGTCTGCATGTTGCCTGTGTGGTGCAGCAGAAGGACGCCAGGCAATGGTTCGCTGAGCTCTCTGTAGACATGGAGAAG ATTCTGGAGATCATCCGAGTCATCCTAAAGCTTTATGACCAGTGGAAGAACTTTGATGAAAGGAAGGAGATGGCTGCTGTGATCAACAAGATGCCTAAACCCAAGCCTCCTCCCAACAG TGAGAATGACCAGAGCTCTAATGGGAACCAGAACAACTCCTACAGCCAGTCATAG
- the pgm3 gene encoding phosphoacetylglucosamine mutase, which yields MAQFEEVSQKSAIHPKPVGLVLQYGTAGFRTNSKQLDHVMFRMGLLATLRSKKTKATIGVMVTASHNPEEDNGVKLVDPMGEMVTPAWEVYATQLANAEQEELLTALKDVIEREAISMAQEASVFVGKDTRPSSDSLSQAVLDGVHALGGHSKDYGLVTTPQLHYMVCCQNTQGRYGEATVKGYYRKLSQAFIQLTKNVPNRTDDQKALLVDGANGIGALKVCEMETYLKNELQLSLFNDGSSGKLNHLCGADYVKVQQRAPKGVEMTAGERCCSYDGDADRIVYYYSGSAGRFHLLDGDKIATLISTYLKELLTQAGLDLQIAVVQTAYANGSSTQYLEDTMKVIVRCTKTGVKHLHHAAQEFDIGVYFEANGHGTVLFSKAAEEKIQKLAQDSNTNAERRRAALLLQNTVNLINQTVGDAISDMLLIEAVLAIRGMTVQQWDAIYTDLPNRQLKVKVADRRVIDTTDAERRTVSPAGLQEAIDSLVKKYRQARSFVRPSGTEDVVRVYAEADTQESADALAHEVSLAVYRLAGGVGEEPKSL from the exons ATGGCCCAGTTTGAGGAAGTATCCCAGAAATCTGCTATCCACCCTAAACCTGTAGGGTTGGTCCTACAGTATGGTACTGCTGGGTTCCGCACCAACTCTAAGCAGTTAGACCATGTCATGTTCCGAATGGGTTTACTGGCCACACTCCGCTCCAAGAAGACTAAGGCCACCATCGGAGTCATGGTCACTGCGTCACACAACCCTGAG GAGGATAACGGGGTGAAGCTGGTGGACCCCATGGGGGAGATGGTGACCCCTGCGTGGGAGGTCTATGCCACCCAGCTGGCCAACGCGGAGCAGGAGGAGCTCCTCACTGCTCTGAAAGACGTCATAGAGAGAGAGGCCATCAGCATGGCCCAAGAGGCCAGCGTGTTCGTGGGAAAAGACACCAG GCCCAGTAGTGACAGCCTATCACAGGCAGTACTGGATGGAGTCCACGCCCTGGGAGGCCACAGTAAAG ACTATGGCTTGGTGACCACACCCCAGCTGCACTACATGGTATGCTGTCAGAACACCCAGGGTCGCTATGGTGAAGCCACTGTCAAAGGTTACTACCGGAAACTCTCCCAGGCTTTCATCCAGCTCACTAAGAAT GTGCCTAACCGTACAGATGATCAGAAGGCCCTGCTGGTGGACGGCGCTAATGGTATCGGGGCTCTGAAGGTGTGTGAGATGGAGACCTACCTGAAGAATGAGCTGCAGCTGTCCCTCTTCAACGACGGCTCCAGCGGAAAACTCAACCACCTGTGTGGAGCCGACTACGTCAAAGTACAGCAGAGAGCTCCCAAAG gggtggaGATGACTGCTGGGGAGCGTTGCTGTTCCTATGATGGCGATGCTGATCGTATAGTTTATTACTACAGCGGCTCTGCAGGGAGATTCCatctgctagatggagacaagATTGCCACTCTCATCAGCACCTACCTCAAAGAACTGCTCACACaa GCTGGTCTTGACCTGCAGATAGCCGTGGTGCAGACAGCGTACGCTAACGGCAGCTCTACACAATACCTGGAAGATACCATGAAg gTAATAGTGAGGTGTACCAAGACAGGAGTGAAACACCTTCACCATGCAGCTCAGGAGTTTGACATTGGTGTTTACTTTGAGGCTAACGGCCACGGGACT GTTCTGTTCAGTAAAGCAGCAGAGGAAAAGATTCAGAAGCTAGCCCAGGACTCCAACACCAacgctgagaggaggagagctgcACTTCTACTGCAGAACACGGTCAACCTCATCAACCAG ACTGTAGGAGATGCTATTTCTGACATGCTGCTGATTGAGGCTGTGTTAGCCATCAGAGGGATGACAGTACAACAATGGGACGCAATCTACACAGACCTGCCCAACAGACAGCTCAAAGTCAAG GTGGCAGACCGGCGGGTGATTGACACTACAGATGCAGAGAGGAGAACAGTGAGTCCAGCAGGTCTGCAGGAGGCCATAGACAGCCTGGTGAAGAAGTACAGACAGGCACGCTCCTTTGTCCGTCCCTCTGGCACAGAGGATGTGGTCCGAGTGTACGCTGAGGCAGACACACAG gagagtgCCGATGCCCTGGCACATGAAGTTAGCCTGGCAGTGTACCGCCTCGCTGGAGGAGTAGGAGAGGAGCCTAAATcgttataa
- the ngs gene encoding LOW QUALITY PROTEIN: notochord granular surface (The sequence of the model RefSeq protein was modified relative to this genomic sequence to represent the inferred CDS: inserted 1 base in 1 codon; deleted 2 bases in 1 codon; substituted 2 bases at 2 genomic stop codons), with protein MSRSPERMYSYCRHFEGPLAPSSSYQVRISSPSPTRKDFCHRSASYSRSGGSIGRRNISSFRKSRMTNSVSMGALCFGMGLGPSLDLDVAAAENQEFMSTRTSERQEMVALNDRLAIYIEKVCTLEGQNKLLEAEIDVLQNRYVKPSGLRQLYKGQLRELHRIAEQMTDKGAMAGQVEVLKVKYEEALEARKKPELEIEAFRPDVDRATSARIGLEKQLQNLDVAFPTRVHKEEIEXLMQQMYKTVAKVDMTFALPDLSSALKQIQSQYDSIAVRNLQEIDAWYKSKFQNMNNVTTKRAPRVQSVREEVXGYKKDILNLEREXESMKTRNESLENQICDAVGRRMKEETHLRIEGLMLELKVMEKIALLLREYQELLNVKMALEIEITTYR; from the exons ATGAGTCGCAGCCCAGAAAGGATGTATTCTTACTGCCGCCACTTCGAGGGCCCCCTcgcc ccctcctcttcctaccAGGTGCGGATCTCGAGCCCCTCGCCAACACGCAAGGATTTCTGTCACCGCTCTGCCAGCTACAGCCGCAGTGGGGGAAGCATAGGGAGGAGGAACATCTCCAGCTTCCGCAAATCCCGCATGACCAA CAGTGTGAGTATGGGGGCCCTGTGCTTTGGCATGGGGCTGGGGCCCAGCCTGGATCTGGATGTAGCTGCAGCGGAAAACCAGGAATTCATGAGCACACGCACCAGTGAGAGGCAGGAGATGGTGGCCCTCAACGACCGCCTGGCTATCTACATTGAGAAG GTGTGTACTCTGGAGGGGCAGAACAAGCTGCTGGAGGCTGAGATTGATGTTCTGCAGAACCGCTATGTGAAGCCGTCTGGGCTGAGACAGCTCTACAAGGGCCAGCTGAGAGAGCTCCACAGGATCGCTGAGCAGATGA CAGACAAGGGGGCCATGGCAGGACAGGTGGAGGTGCTCAAGGTCAAATATGAGGAGGCTCTGGAGGCCAGGAAGAAGCCCGAGTTGGAGATCGAAGCCTTCCGCCCC GATGTGGATAGAGCTACCTCGGCCCGTATCGGCTTGGAGAAACAGCTGCAGAACCTAGATGTGGCCTTCCCTACCAGAGTTCACAAAGAG GAAATCGAGTAGCTGATGCAGCAGATGTACAAGACAGTTGCCAAGGTAGACATGACCTTTGCCCTCCCTGACCTCTCCTCCGCCCTCAAACAAATCCAGTCGCAGTATGACAGCATTGCCGTTAGAAACCTACAG GAGATTGACGCTTGGTACAAGTCAAAGTTTCAGAACATGAACAATGTGACGACCAAACGTGCTCCAAGAGTTCAAAGTGTGAGAGAGGAAGTCTGAGGTTACAAGAAAGAT atcctAAACCTAGAGCGTG TTGAGTCCATGAAGACGAGGAATGAGTCACTGGAGAATCAGATTTGTGATGCTGTGGGGAGACGCATGAAAGAAGAGACACATCTG CGTATTGAGGGGCTGATGCTGGAGCTGAAGGTGATGGAGAAGATAGCTCTGCTGCTGAGGGAGTACCAGGAGCTGCTCAACGTCAAGATGGCCCTGGAGATTGAGATCACCACCTACAGGTGA